Below is a window of Rhizobium jaguaris DNA.
ACATCAACATGGTCGCCTTTTCGTCGTTCCTCAACGATATCGTCGGCCAGGTCTTCGCTCTGTTTATTCTGACTGTCGCCGCTGCCGAAGCGGCCATCGGTCTTGCAATTCTCGTCGTCTTCTACCGCAACCGCGGCTCCATCGCGGTTGAAGACGTCAACATGATGAAGGGCTGATAAAGCTATGTTTTTATATAAGGCTATCGTCTTTCTTCCCCTGATCGGCGCGATCATCGCCGGCCTGTTCGGCCGCGGGATCGGCGCCAAGGCTTCGGAATATGTCACCTGCGGCTTGATGATCATCGCCGCAGTTCTGTCCTGGATCGTTTTCTTTACGGTTGCGCTTGGCCACGCCGATGGCGCGATCAAGGTCGAAGTGCTGCGCTGGATCCAATCCGGCGGTATCGATGCCTCCTGGACGCTGCGCATCGATACGCTGACCTCGGTGATGCTGATCGTCGTGAACACGGTTTCGACCCTGGTTCACGTCTACTCGATCGGATACATGCATCACGATCCGCATCGTCCGCGCTTCTTCGCCTATCTCTCGCTCTTCACCTTCGCCATGCTGATGCTGGTGACCTCCGACAACCTCGCCCAGATGTTCTTCGGCTGGGAAGGCGTCGGTCTGGCCTCCTATCTGCTCATCGGTTTCTGGTTCAAGAAACCGTCGGCGAATGCGGCTGCGATAAAGGCCTTCATCGTCAACCGTGTTGGCGACTTCGGTTTCGTGCTCGGCATCGCCGGCGTCTTCGTTCTCTTCGGCTCGATCAATTTCGATGTCATCTTCGGCAACGCTCAGAGCTTTGCCGCAGGGCAGGGCGGTCAGCCGGGCGATATCGTACTCAACCTCTTCGGCATGCACCTTGATCGTGCGCATGCACTGACCGGCGTCTGCCTGCTGCTCTTCATGGGCGCCATGGGCAAGTCGGCGCAGTTCCTGCTGCACACCTGGCTGCCGGACGCCATGGAAGGCCCGACCCCGGTGTCGGCGCTCATCCATGCCGCGACCATGGTCACCGCCGGTGTCTTCCTTGTCGCCCGCATGTCACCGATCTTTGAACTGTCCCCGGACGCGCTGACTTTCGTCACCGTCATCGGTGCGATTACCGCCTTCTTCGCGGCGACGGTCGGCCTGGTGCAGAACGACATCAAGCGCGTCATCGCCTATTCGACCTGTTCGCAGCTCGGCTATATGTTCGTCGCCCTCGGCGTCGGTGCTTATGGCGCGGCCATCTTCCACCTGTTCACGCACGCCTTCTTCAAGGCCCTGCTGTTCCTCGGCGCCGGTTCAGTCATCCACGCCGTCGACGGCGAGCAGGATATGCGTCACATGGGTGGCTTGCGTACGCACATCAACAAGACCTTCTGGGTTATGGTTATCGGGACGGTGGCAATCACCGGCGTCGGCATTCCCTTCACCCATTTCGGTTTTGCCGGCTTTATTTCCAAGGATGCGATCATCGAGGCTGCCTATGCTTCCCACAGCTCGGTCGCCGGCTTCGCCTTTACGCTCCTGGTCATCGCAGCGCTGTTCACCAGCTTCTATTCCTGGCGCCTGATCTTCATGACCTTCTTCGGCAAGCCTCGCGCTTCGCACGAGGTCATGCATCACGTGCATGAATCACCGAACGTCATGCTGGTCCCGCTCTACCTGCTGGCGCTCGGGGCTGTCCTCGCCGGCATGGTCTTCAGAAGCGATTTCGTTGGCGAGGCCTATGGCGAGTTCTGGAAGACTGCACTGTTCTCATTGCCTACGAACCATATCTTCGAAGAGATGGAACATGTTCCGGCTTGGGTGAGCATGAGCCCGTTCATCGCCATGCTGCTCGGCTTCGTGTTGGCCTGGTACATGTACATCAGGTCGCCGGAAACGCCGCGCGTCCTCGCGCAGCAGCATCGCGTGCTCTACGAGTTCCTCTTGAACAAGTGGTACTTCGACGAACTCTATGACTTCCTCTTCGTTCGCTCTGCCAAGGCGCTTGGTCGCTTTCTTTGGCAGAAGGGCGACATCGGGGTCATCGATACGCTCGGCCCGAACGGTGTTGCCGCCCGTGTCGTCGATGTCACCAACCGCGTCGTTCGCCTGCAGACCGGTTACCTCTATCACTATGCCTTCGCGATGCTGCTCGGCATTGCAGCCCTCGTTACCTGGATGATGCTCGGGAGTTCCCTCTGATGACCGATTGGCCTATTCTTTCAACGGTCACGTTCCTGCCGCTGGTGGGCGTCCTGCTCCTGCTGCTTATGCGGGATGACGGACCCAATGGCCGCCGCAACATCCTGAACGTATCGCTGCTGACGACGCTCTTCACCTTCGTTGTCTCGCTGTTCGTCTGGATTGGCTTCGACAATGCCAATCCGGGCTTCCAGATGATCGAGAAGCACGACTGGCTCAACTCCGGCATCAGCTATCATATGGGCGTTGATGGCATCTCCATGCTGTTCGTCATCCTGACGACCTTCCTGATGCCCTTCTGCGTGCTGGCGAGCTGGCTCTCGGTCGAGAAGCGCCTGAAGGATTACATGATCGCCTTCCTCGCCCTCGAGACGATGATGGTCGGCGTCTTCACGTCGCTGGATATCGTGTTGTTCTACGTCTTCTTCGAAGCCGGCCTCATTCCGATGTTCCTGATCATCGGTGTCTGGGGCGGTAGGGATCGCGTCTAC
It encodes the following:
- the nuoK gene encoding NADH-quinone oxidoreductase subunit NuoK — translated: MVIGLSHYLTVSAILFVLGVFGIFLNRKNVIIILMSIELILLAVNINMVAFSSFLNDIVGQVFALFILTVAAAEAAIGLAILVVFYRNRGSIAVEDVNMMKG
- the nuoL gene encoding NADH-quinone oxidoreductase subunit L gives rise to the protein MFLYKAIVFLPLIGAIIAGLFGRGIGAKASEYVTCGLMIIAAVLSWIVFFTVALGHADGAIKVEVLRWIQSGGIDASWTLRIDTLTSVMLIVVNTVSTLVHVYSIGYMHHDPHRPRFFAYLSLFTFAMLMLVTSDNLAQMFFGWEGVGLASYLLIGFWFKKPSANAAAIKAFIVNRVGDFGFVLGIAGVFVLFGSINFDVIFGNAQSFAAGQGGQPGDIVLNLFGMHLDRAHALTGVCLLLFMGAMGKSAQFLLHTWLPDAMEGPTPVSALIHAATMVTAGVFLVARMSPIFELSPDALTFVTVIGAITAFFAATVGLVQNDIKRVIAYSTCSQLGYMFVALGVGAYGAAIFHLFTHAFFKALLFLGAGSVIHAVDGEQDMRHMGGLRTHINKTFWVMVIGTVAITGVGIPFTHFGFAGFISKDAIIEAAYASHSSVAGFAFTLLVIAALFTSFYSWRLIFMTFFGKPRASHEVMHHVHESPNVMLVPLYLLALGAVLAGMVFRSDFVGEAYGEFWKTALFSLPTNHIFEEMEHVPAWVSMSPFIAMLLGFVLAWYMYIRSPETPRVLAQQHRVLYEFLLNKWYFDELYDFLFVRSAKALGRFLWQKGDIGVIDTLGPNGVAARVVDVTNRVVRLQTGYLYHYAFAMLLGIAALVTWMMLGSSL